The following proteins come from a genomic window of Diorhabda carinulata isolate Delta chromosome X, icDioCari1.1, whole genome shotgun sequence:
- the LOC130900361 gene encoding uncharacterized protein LOC130900361 isoform X2, with product MENPLWERILIDWVNCLKLSNPVKKLDDLRDGLFFNNLYKVIKKSAKIDSDILTCIFDTLSEHYTEFLIPNKSVIHLNDLPKDDLCAITSLLMHYTCIHDRREVFTSPLCYNLQENTQIKIKKFLERIQDCTKLNNADLASIIQNCADDTSCANWISSPVNISCVSPLHDVLQTPVKNSKIFEREKEINRLKAQIELFQEEKESLEKYLKSQIEMRKKLEKQLSQKTLEISNLRSEVLELEDRTPPHYRDRDFREMQKILRTKVDSLEQILEQSDKENLELREERDKVKAQVKQLESRCEVWLEKFIDAEKNLESMSENYKEQLIKNENLQAHCLELETLLEELRPKSNNDSYIEESFQNSFRGSRGYDIQSEDLAKSVVDVQLKELQKENDKMKIDLRELKTALMEKNLVEEDLKCALLKLEETNVKISDLEINCNKKTKKIEELSMLQNETENQKLQLTEYLTECNSIKDKLSIDLKNLREKLKNVNDAKAALSEELIETKKNRDKFNEMMIDLKAKLEEVMSDKCKLSDDLNILVDKNKNLEFTCNNIQAENNELLENISIREALNNELKIKIDQLSEEIKTLNTVNEEILEKLKTTNDKLLVSENSLKTALKEKHLVEEDLKCALVKLEETNDKNNDLEINCNKKTKKIEELSMLQNETENQKLQLTEYLTECNSIKDKLSIDLKNLKEKLKNVNDANAALSEELIETRKNRDKFNEMMIDLKAKLEEVMSDKCKLSDDLNILVDKNKNLEFTCNNIQAENNKLLENISIREALNNELKIKIDQLSEEIKILNTVNEEILEKLKTTNDKLLDSENSLKTALMEKNLVEEDLKCALLKLEETTVKINDLEINCNKQTKKIEELSMLQNETENQKLQLAEYLTECNSIKDKLSIDLNKLRETLKNVNDANAELSGKLIETEKDRDKFNEIQIELKAKLDEVIKDNLNKAVDLEKIMSDKCKLSDDLIILVDKNKNLEVTCNNIQAENNKLLENISIREALNNELKIKIDQLSEEIKTLNTVNEEILEKLKTTNDKLLVSENSLKTALKEKHLVEEDLKCALVKLEETNDKNNDLEINCNKKTKKIEELSMLQNETENQKLQLTEYLTECNSIKDKLSIDLKNLKEKLKNVNDANAALSEELIETRKNRDKFNEMMIDLKAKLEEVMSDKCKLSDDLNILVDKNKNLEFTCNNIQAENNKLLENISIREALNNELKIKMDQLSEEIKILNTVNEEILEKLKTTNDKLLDSENSLKTALMEKNLVEEDLKCALLKLEETTVKINDLEINCNKQTKKIEELSMLQNETENQKLQLAEYLTECNSIKDKLSIDLNKLREKLKNVNDANAALSEELIETRKNRDKFNEMMIDLKAKLEEVMSDKCKLSDDLIILVDKNKNLEVTCNNIQAENNKLLENISIREALNNELKIKIDQLSEEIKTLNTVNEEILEKLKTTNDKLLVSENSLKTALKEKHLVEEDLKCALVKLEETNDKNNDLEINCNKKTKKIEELSMLQNETENQKLQLTEYLTECNSIKDKLSIDLKNLKEKLKNVNDANAALSEELIETSKNRDKFNEMMIDLKAKLEEVMSDKCKLSDDLNILVDKNKNLEFTYNNIQAENNELLENISIREALNNELKIKIDQLSEEIKTLNTVNEEILEKLKTTNDKLLVSENSLKTALMEKNLVEEDLKCALLKLEEITVKINDLEINCNKKTKKIEELSMLQNETENQKLQLAEYLTECNFIKDKLSIDSNKLRETLKNVNDANAELSGKLIETEKDRDKFNEIQIELKAKLDEVIKDNLNKAVDLEKIMSDKCKLSDDLIILVDKNKNLEFTCNNIQAENNKLIENISIREALNNELKIKIDQLSEEIKTLNTVNEEILEKLKTTDDKLLISDNSLKTALKEKNIACEELDTTKMEFNKISNEYQLNKEKNFNEVQKLKLDMDKLIFEKSKLKDSLEMVLEEKKIISDFLDLNNSELQKALQEKDVILEALELSNNEMSIVQAEKETLLKEIEKLSLVKNEFSEQLDKVSQENVDITEKNKNNAKQVEDLSDKVKQLTEENTHLLGRFMSISTDLEEKYATIEFLQESCNTLKQEVEEKSDLLEKMSEEHKDIFDIVDRLSQEKNEMKDTIDSLSEEKMQLIKNVTDLIEEKNKLIDCLDLTDKELQKVKKDRDDLSDRYSKLIKENETNLLFAHQSAVGVKNDLLKRIEIAEAEKEIIRKQMEHDTKNVQDSYVSVVQANSKLELDILNLRKKLEEKNQKINEFVQIKEAYEKLLEENNRLLTDIDTIKYKRSRDREEFVILLKKEREEGITRENRKVKEVIFEYEKKLEKMKEKMIKLYSEEVSKEIMKVKAQQSESKFIGEMKEDIRKGVIRTQQKPHMLENQQDMLRSKSIYTSRESLMSSKISNSNRGSVTSLRSIGNMAESKVDHSQAVKKVKSTSVLHSNDNACARKSATLPRAITRIQETVTVSKTTSTNVPNIEMEDEDDDFNNKYLTDLKAGRCVIGENEKESIGRFSELAWRNSMLPPHLKSSYPAETQFVSPSKFREDDLKGGNIELNDSLSKLLPGEKPRQKKDFGTTTYKKPGPPTPSKNGGRLSLQGNEVQPLPLREQNERTPKKLTPSRIRSLFMGKSNIKDNSENQPVTPTKRLSIFRKQR from the exons ATGGAAAATCCATTATGGGAACGGATATTAATAGACTGG gTAAACTGTTTGAAACTTTCAAACCCCGTTAAAAAATTAGATGATCTTAGAGatggtttatttttcaataatctttATAAAGTAAT taaaaaatcgGCAAAAATCGATTCTGACATATTGACCTGTATCTTTGATACCTTGAGTGAACATTATACTGAATTTTTGATTCCTAATAAATCAGTGATACATCTAAATGATCTTCCAAAGGATGATCTATGTGCTATAACTTCACTTTTGATGCATTATACTTGTATCCATGACAGAAGGGAAGTATTCACTTCTCCCCTATGTTATAACCTTCAAGAAAAcactcaaataaaaataaaaaaatttttggagagAATACAAGATTGTACAAAACTAAATAACGCCGATCTTGCCTCTATAATTCAGAATTGTGCGGATGATACCAGTTGTGCAAATTGGATTTCAAGCCCTGTAAACATTTCATGTGTAAGCCCACTACATGATGTCTTACAGACTCCAGttaaaaacagtaaaatttttgaaagagaaaaagaaattaataggTTAAAAGCTCAAATAGAGCTTTTTCAAGAAGAAAAAGAGAGTCTTGAAAAGTATTTAAAGAGTCAAATAGAAATGAGAAAGAAACTTG aaaaacaacTGTCtcaaaaaacattagaaatatcAAATCTAAGAAGTGAAGTTCTCGAATTAGAGGACAGAACACCACCACATTATAGAGACAGAGATTTCAGGGAAATGCAAAAGATACTTAGGACTAAAGTTGATAGTTTGGAACAAATCTTGGAACAAAGTGACAAGGAGAATCTTGAACTTCGAGAAGAAAGGGACAAAGTGAAAGCGCAA gtAAAACAACTGGAAAGTCGTTGTGAAGTttggttagaaaaatttattgatgcaGAGAAGAACTTAGAATCCATGAGTGAAAATTACAAGGaacagttaataaaaaatgaaaatctacaGGCACATTGTTTGGAACTTGAAACTCTTCTTGAAGAACTAAGACCAAAGTCTAATAATGATAGTTATATAGaagaaagttttcaaaattcatttcgTGGGTCTAGAGGTTATGATATACAAAGTGAAGACCTTGCTAAGTCCGTTGTAGATGTTCAGTTAAAAGAGCtgcaaaaagaaaatgataaaatgaaaatagatttaAGGGAATTGAAAACAgcattaatggaaaaaaatttggttgagGAAGATTTAAAATGTGCTCttttgaaattagaagaaactaATGTTAAGATTAGTGATTTGGAGattaattgtaacaaaaaaacaaagaaaattgaagaattatCAATGTTGcaaaatgaaactgaaaatcaaaaattgcaATTGACAGAATACCTGACAGAATGTAACTCTATTAAAGATAAGTTatcaattgatttgaaaaacttgagggaaaaattgaaaaatgtaaatgatGCAAAAGCAGCACTGTCTGAAGAAttgatagaaacaaaaaaaaatagagacaaatttaatgaaatgatGATCGATTTAAAAGCAAAATTAGAAGAGGTCATGTCAGACAAATGTAAACTGTCTGATGACTTGAATATTTTggtagataaaaacaaaaatctagaaTTCACTTGTAATAACATACAagctgaaaataatgaattattagaaaatataagtaTTAGAGAAGCTCTAAATAATGAgcttaaaatcaaaattgatcaATTGTCTGAAGAAATTAAAACACTGAATACAGTAAATGAAGAAATTCTTGAGAAGCTAAAGACCACTAATGATAAATTGTTGGTttctgaaaattcattaaaaacagcATTGAAGGAAAAACATTTGGTTGAGGAAGATTTAAAATGTGCTCttgtgaaattagaagaaactaATGATAAGAATAATGATTTGGAGattaattgtaacaaaaaaacgaagaaaattgaagaattatCAATGTTGcaaaatgaaactgaaaatcaGAAATTGCAATTGACAGAATACCTGACAGAATGTAACTCTATTAAAGATAAGTTatcaattgatttgaaaaacttgaaggaaaaattgaaaaatgtaaatgatGCAAATGCAGCACTGTCTGAAGAATTgatagaaacaagaaaaaatagagacaaatttaatgaaatgatGATCGATTTAAAAGCAAAATTAGAAGAGGTCATGTCAGACAAATGTAAACTATCTGATGACTTGAATATTTTggtagataaaaacaaaaatctagaaTTCACATGTAATAACATACAagctgaaaataataaattattagaaaatataagtaTTAGAGAAGCTCTAAATAATGAgcttaaaatcaaaattgatcaattgtctgaagaaattaaaatactGAATACAGTAAATGAAGAAATTCTTGAGAAGCTTAAGACCACTAATGATAAATTGTTGGAttctgaaaattcattaaaaacagcattaatggaaaaaaatttggttgagGAAGATTTAAAATGTGCTCttttgaaattagaagaaactaCTGTTAAGATTAATGATTTGGAGATTAATTGtaacaaacaaacaaagaaaattgaagaattatCAATGTTGcaaaatgaaactgaaaatcaGAAATTGCAATTGGCAGAATACCTGACAGAATGTAACTCTATTAAAGATAAATTGTCAATTGATTTAAACAAATTGAgggaaacattgaaaaatgtaaatgatGCAAATGCAGAGCTATCGGGAAAACTAATAGAAACTGAAAAGGATAGAGACAAATTTAATGAGATACAAATCGAGTTAAAAGCAAAATTAGATGAAGTCATCAAGGATAATTTAAATAAAGCAGTAGATTTGGAGAAGATTATGTCAGACAAATGTAAACTGTCTGATGACTtgattattttggtagataaaaacaaaaatctagaaGTCACATGTAATAACATACAagctgaaaataataaattattagaaaatataagtaTTAGAGAAGCTCTAAATAATGAgcttaaaatcaaaattgatcaATTGTCTGAAGAAATTAAAACACTGAATACAGTAAATGAAGAAATTCTTGAGAAGCTAAAGACCACTAATGATAAATTGTTGGTttctgaaaattcattaaaaacagcATTGAAGGAAAAACATTTGGTTGAGGAAGATTTAAAATGTGCTCttgtgaaattagaagaaactaATGATAAGAATAATGATTTGGAGattaattgtaacaaaaaaacgaagaaaattgaagaattatCAATGTTGcaaaatgaaactgaaaatcaGAAATTGCAATTGACAGAATACCTGACAGAATGTAACTCTATTAAAGATAAGTTatcaattgatttgaaaaacttgaaggaaaaattgaaaaatgtaaatgatGCAAATGCAGCACTGTCTGAAGAATTgatagaaacaagaaaaaatagagacaaatttaatgaaatgatGATCGATTTAAAAGCAAAATTAGAAGAGGTCATGTCAGACAAATGTAAACTATCTGATGACTTGAATATTTTggtagataaaaacaaaaatctagaaTTCACATGTAATAACATACAagctgaaaataataaattattagaaaatataagtaTTAGAGAAGCTCTAAATAATGAgcttaaaatcaaaatggatcaATTGtctgaagaaattaaaatactGAATACAGTAAATGAAGAAATTCTTGAGAAGCTTAAGACCACTAATGATAAATTGTTGGAttctgaaaattcattaaaaacagcattaatggaaaaaaatttggttgagGAAGATTTAAAATGTGCTCttttgaaattagaagaaactaCTGTTAAGATTAATGATTTGGAGATTAATTGtaacaaacaaacaaagaaaattgaagaattatCAATGTTGcaaaatgaaactgaaaatcaGAAATTGCAATTGGCAGAATACCTGACAGAATGTAACTCTATTAAAGATAAATTGTCAATTGATTTAAACAAATTgagggaaaaattgaaaaatgtaaatgatGCAAATGCAGCACTGTCTGAAGAATTgatagaaacaagaaaaaatagagacaaatttaatgaaatgatGATCGATTTAAAAGCAAAATTAGAAGAGGTCATGTCAGACAAATGTAAACTATCTGATGACTtgattattttggtagataaaaacaaaaatctagaaGTCACATGTAATAACATACAagctgaaaataataaattattagaaaatataagtaTTAGAGAAGCTCTAAATAATGAgcttaaaatcaaaattgatcaATTGTCTGAAGAAATTAAAACACTGAATACAGTAAATGAAGAAATTCTTGAGAAGCTAAAGACCACTAATGATAAATTGTTGGTttctgaaaattcattaaaaacagcATTGAAGGAAAAACATTTGGTTGAGGAAGATTTAAAATGTGCTCttgtgaaattagaagaaactaATGATAAGAATAATGATTTGGAGattaattgtaacaaaaaaacgaagaaaattgaagaattatCAATGTTGcaaaatgaaactgaaaatcaGAAATTGCAATTGACAGAATACCTGACAGAATGTAACTCTATTAAAGATAAGTTatcaattgatttgaaaaacttgaaggaaaaattgaaaaatgtaaatgatGCAAATGCAGCACTGTCTGAAGAATTGATAGAAACAAGTAAAAATAGAgacaaatttaatgaaatgatGATCGATTTAAAAGCAAAATTAGAAGAGGTCATGTCAGACAAATGTAAACTATCTGATGACTTGAATATTTTggtagataaaaacaaaaatctagaaTTCACTTATAATAACATACAagctgaaaataatgaattattagaaaatataagtaTTAGAGAAGCTCTAAATAATGAgcttaaaatcaaaattgatcaATTGTCTGAAGAAATTAAAACACTGAATACAGTAAATGAAGAAATTCTTGAGAAGCTAAAGACCACTAATGATAAATTGTTGGTttctgaaaattcattaaaaacagcattaatggaaaaaaatttggttgagGAAGATTTAAAATGTGCTCttttgaaattagaagaaattacTGTTAAGATTAATGATTTGGAGattaattgtaacaaaaaaacaaagaaaattgaagaattatCAATGTTGcaaaatgaaactgaaaatcaGAAATTGCAATTGGCAGAATACCTCACAGAATGTAACTTTATTAAAGATAAATTGTCAATTGATTCAAACAAATTGAgggaaacattgaaaaatgtaaatgatGCAAATGCAGAGCTATCGGGAAAACTAATAGAAACTGAAAAGGATAGAGACAAATTTAATGAGATACAAATCGAGTTAAAAGCAAAATTAGATGAAGTCATCAAGGATAATTTAAATAAAGCAGTAGATTTGGAGAAGATTATGTCAGACAAATGTAAACTGTCTGATGACTtgattattttggtagataaaaacaaaaatctagaaTTCACTTGTAATAACATACAagctgaaaataataaattgatagaaaatataaGTATTAGAGAAGCTCTAAATAATGAgcttaaaatcaaaattgatcaATTGTCTGAAGAAATTAAAACACTGAATACAGTAAATGAAGAAATTCTTGAGAAGCTAAAGACCACTGATGATAAATTGTTGATTTCTGACAATTCATTGAAAACCGcgttaaaagagaaaaatattgcGTGTGAAGAATTAGATACTACTAAAatggaatttaataaaatatctaatGAGTATCAAttaaacaaagagaaaaatttcaatgaagtacaaaaattaaaattggacATGGATAAactcatttttgaaaaatctaaattaaaaGATTCCCTTGAAATggtattagaagaaaaaaaaattatttctgattTTCTGGATTTGAATAACAGTGAATTGCAAAAAGCTCTACAAGAAAAAGATGTGATTTTAGAAGCACTTGAACTCAGCAATAATGAGATGAGTATTGTGCAAGCAGAAAAAGAAACATTactaaaagaaattgaaaagttATCACTggttaaaaatgaattttcggAACAGTTAGACAAAGTTTCACAGGAAAATGTtgatataactgaaaaaaataaaaataatgctaAACAAGTTGAAGACTTATCAGATAAAGTTAAACAGCTAACAGAAGAAAATACACACCTTTTAGGAAGATTTATGTCTATATCTActgatttagaagaaaaatatgcaACTATCGAATTTCTACAAGAATCCTGTAATACATTGAAACAAGAAGTGGAAGAAAAGTCAGatcttttagaaaaaatgtcaGAAGAGCATAAAgacatttttgatattgttgatAGACtttcacaagaaaaaaatgaaatgaaagataCTATAGACTCACTCTCTGAAGAAAAAATGCAACTAATTAAAAATGTGACTGATTTAATTGAGGAAAAGAATAAGCTTATTGACTGTTTAGATCTAACAGATAAAGAACTTCAAAAAGTCAAGAAAGATAGAGATGATTTATCAGATCGGTATAGTAAATTAATTAAGGAAAATGagactaatttattatttgcaCATCAAAGTGCTGTAGGAGTGAAAAATGATCTTTTGAAGAGGATAGAAATTGCCGAAGCAGAAAAGgaaattataagaaaacaaaTGGAACACGATACTAAAAATGTACAAGATTCTTATGTTTCGGTGGTACAAGCAAATTCTAAGTTGGAGTTAGATATTCTTAACTTACGaaagaaattagaagaaaaaaatcagaagATAAACGAGTTTGTTCAAATTAAAGAAGCATACGAAAAGTTATTGGAAGAAAATAATAGACTTTTGACTGATATTGACACAATAAAGTACAAGAGATCTAGAGATAGAGAAGAATTTGTGATATTACTGAAAAAAGAGCGAGAAGAAGGTATCACAAGAGAAAACAGAAAGGTCAAGGAAGTGATTTtcgaatatgaaaaaaaattggaaaagatgaaagaaaaaatg ataaaattatatagtGAAGAAGTCAGCAAGGAAATTATGAAAGTTAAAGCACAACAAAGTGAAAGT aaGTTCATTGGGGAAATGAAAGAAGACATTAGAAAAGGGGTAATTAGAACACAACAAAAACCCCATATGTTAGAAAATCAACAAGATATGTTGAGATCCAAATCCATCTACACTTCCAGAGAGTCTTTAATGTCTTCAAAGATTAGTAATTCTAATCGAGGTAGTGTAACATCCCTAAGGTCGATAGGAAATATGGCTGAAAGTAAAGTGGACCATTCGCAAGCAGTTAAAAAGGTGAAAAGCACATCTGTATTACACAGTAACGACAATGCATGTGCAAGGAAATCAGCAACATTACCTCGAGCGATTACTCGGATTCAAGAAACTGTTACAGTGTCCAAAACAACTTCGACAAATGTACCAAATATTGAAATGgaagatgaagatgatgattttaataataaatatttgacagATTTGAAAGCTGGACGTTGCGTCATAggtgaaaatgaaaaagaatcgATTGGAAGGTTTTCTGAGTTGGCGTGGAGAAATTCGATGTTACCGCCACATTTGAAATCGTCATATCCAGCCGAAACACAATTCGTTAGCCCTTCCAAGTTCCGAGAAGATGATCTAAAG gggggtaatattgaattaaatgatAGTCTCAGTAAATTACTTCCTGGTGAAAAACCTCGCCAAAAGAAAGATTTTGGTACAACTACTTACAAAAAACCAGGTCCACCGACACCGAGTAAAAACGGAGGGAGGTTGTCTCTTCAAGGAAATGAAGTTCAACCATTACCATTGAGAGAACAAAATGAAAGAACACCGAAAAAACTTACTCCTAGTAGAATTAGATCACTTTTTATGGGAAAGAGTAATATCAAGGATAATTCTGAG aatcaaCCAGTTACTCCAACGAAACGATTAAGCATTTTCCGAAAACAACGTTAA